In Lepisosteus oculatus isolate fLepOcu1 chromosome 28, fLepOcu1.hap2, whole genome shotgun sequence, the following proteins share a genomic window:
- the msl1a gene encoding male-specific lethal 1-like 1 isoform X4 — translation MNMRSTVFASGCYKLDAEKIELERLQAGSGVRREPRDFAADVHPDVLGDIRNSGGQPHPGSKAKKLREAQASKAARTPVAAGQNKAQGAAVGQEENWVSLGALTAPGKPMGGEGTPAKSKTLFGQTHSSMGKTDPPALNAAGRSAEGPERGAPAPAGGPPELGSEGKWKTGRKAPGHSPTQATCLRQILLLQLDLIEQQQQQLQSKDKEIDELKAEKETLLARLERMERRMQLVKKDSRDKQRLFQSPDSEDQGGEADTPEREEFPEGGGSESPQIHNAKPLPFSRAIKGPKRKFSFLDSQKTPKSRGKSSKLSPQKESESEGGSPCQRELRSKETPEKTSAGGRPPGDTPPQPREEPGGAAAEMEELPYMATTEMYLCRWHQPPPSPLREPSPKKEEVVAIPSWRENTIEPLEEATASDIAENLDDGAFLKRHAKLELDEKRRKRWDIQRIREQRMFQRLQQRMYKKKGIQESEPEVSSFYPDTDDVESLMITPFLPVVAFGRPLPKLTQQALQVMGIPSTTTSVQPHLDDATAAIVRQNAPHTPALSGEDSRVMKPVHRR, via the exons CAGCGGGGGTCAGCCGCACCCGGGCAGCAAGGCCAAGAAGCTGAGGGAGGCCCAGGCCAGCAAGGCGGCCCGCACGCCCGTGGCGGCGGGGCAGAACAAGGCGCAGGGGGCGGCCGTGGGGCAGGAGGAGAACTGGGTCAGCCTGGGGGCGCTGACGGCCCCGGGGAAGCCGATGGGGGGCGAGGGCACCCCGGCCAAGAGCAAGACCCTGTTCGGACAGACCCACAGCTCCATGGGCAAGACGGACCCGCCCGCGCTCAACGCCGCCGGGAGGAGCGCGGAGGGGCCCGAGAGGGGGGCCCCCGCCCCGGCCGGGGGGCCGCCGGAGCTGGGCTCGGAGGGCAAGTGGAAGACCGGGCGGAAGGCGCCTGGCCACAGCCCCACGCAGGCCACCTGCCTGCGCCAgatcctgctgctgcagctggacCTGatcgagcagcagcagcagcagttgcAGTCCAAGGACAAGGAGATCGACGAGCTGAAGGCCGAGAAGGAGACG TTGCTCGCGCGGCTCGAGCGCATGGAGAGGCGGATGCAGCTGGTGAAGAAGGACTCCCGCGACAAGCAGAGGCTCTTCCAGTCCCCCGACTCCGAGGACCAGGGAGGGGAGGCCGATACCCCCGAGAGAGAGGAATTCCCGGAGGGCGGCGGGTCGGAGAGCCCGCAGATCCACAACGCAAAGCCCCTTCCCTTCAGCCGTGCCATCAAGGGCCCCAAACG AAAGTTCTCCTTCCTGGACTCCCAGAAGACTCCCAAATCCCGAGGGAAGTCCTCCAAGCTGTCCCCGCAGAAGGAGTCGGAGTCGGAGGGCGGCTCGCCCTGCCAGCGGGAGCTGCGCAGCAAGGAGACGCCGGAGAAGACGTCGGCGGGGGGGCGGCCGCCGGGCGACACGCCCCCCCAGCCCCGGGAGGAGCCCGGCGGCGCCGCCGCGGAGATGGAGGAGCTGCCCTACATGGCCACCACGGAGATGTACCTGTGCCGCTGGCACCAGCCGCCGCCCTCGCCGCTGCGCGAGCCCTCGCCCAAGAAGGAGGAGGTCGTGGCCA TCCCCTCCTGGAGGGAGAACACGATCGAGCCCCTGGAAGAGGCCACGGCGTCGGACATCGCGGAG AATTTGGATGACGGCGCGTTTCTCAAACGGCACGCCAAGCTGGAGCTGGAcgagaagaggaggaagag GTGGGACATCCAGCGAATCCGCGAGCAGCGCATGTTTCAGCGCCTGCAGCAGCGCATGTACAAGAAGAAGGGGATCCAGGAGAGCGAGCCGGAGGTCTCCTCCTTCTACCCCGACACCGACGACG tggAGTCCCTGATGATCACGCCCTTCCTGCCCGTCGTCGCCTTCGGACGGCCGCTGCCGAAACTGACCCAGCA agctttacaggtaatggggatcccctccaccaccaccagtgtgcagccccacctggatgatgcgacagcagccatagtgcgccagaacgctccccacacaccagctctcagtggggaggacagcagagtgatgaagccagttcatagacggTGA